From Phosphitispora fastidiosa, one genomic window encodes:
- a CDS encoding indolepyruvate oxidoreductase subunit beta translates to MSNGKVTNILIVGVGGQGTILASRILSYLALEDGHDVKVSEIHGMAQRGGSVVTQVRMGEKVYSPLISEGQADIILAFERLEALRWVHYLKKDGTIIINDQAIDPVPVIMGVQEYPAGIIDRIKSKVPDTIAVNAHQIAEECGNAKASNVVLMGVLARKMGFDKEKCIRALEAKVPAKFLELNKNAFEKGWSVQV, encoded by the coding sequence ATGAGTAACGGTAAAGTAACCAACATCCTTATTGTAGGGGTAGGGGGACAGGGTACTATCCTGGCCAGCCGGATATTATCTTATCTGGCCCTGGAGGACGGACATGATGTCAAGGTTTCTGAGATTCACGGCATGGCCCAGCGCGGCGGCAGTGTGGTTACCCAGGTAAGAATGGGTGAAAAGGTGTATTCACCTTTGATATCGGAAGGTCAGGCTGATATAATTCTGGCCTTTGAAAGGCTGGAAGCCCTTCGCTGGGTACACTACTTGAAGAAAGACGGCACAATCATTATTAATGATCAGGCTATAGACCCTGTGCCTGTTATTATGGGAGTTCAGGAGTATCCTGCCGGTATTATTGACCGGATAAAGAGCAAGGTGCCTGATACTATTGCAGTTAATGCGCATCAGATTGCTGAGGAATGTGGTAATGCCAAGGCATCTAATGTTGTTTTGATGGGGGTGCTGGCCCGGAAAATGGGATTTGACAAAGAGAAGTGCATCCGGGCGCTGGAGGCCAAGGTTCCGGCCAAGTTCCTGGAGCTCAATAAGAATGCCTTTGAAAAAGGCTGGAGTGTGCAGGTATGA
- a CDS encoding aminotransferase class I/II-fold pyridoxal phosphate-dependent enzyme, with protein MIKWSDKLSATVKNIPPSGIRRFFDLVTETKGVISLGVGEPDFVTPWHVREACIYSLEKGYTMYTSNWGMLELREEIARSLYNNYKVKYEPSNEVLVTVGVSEAMDLALRSVVSFGDEVLIPEPCFVSYAPCTSLAGGVPVSIPTTEDNGFRVTAAQIEEKITPNTKALILSYPNNPTGATISREELMEIAKVVKKHDLLVISDEIYDELTYEGTHTCFASLPAMKSRTILLNGFSKAYAMTGWRLGYACGHPEVIAHMTKIHQYTIMCAPIMAQMAALEALQNGTDEMKKMVAEYDRRRRLVLKGLGEIGLSCFEPRGAFYAFPSIRNTGMSSEEFAEKLLVDGKVAIVPGNVFGANGEGHIRLSYAASVENLTEAIERMGKFISKSGLRSDDIAASG; from the coding sequence TCAGATAAACTGTCGGCAACTGTTAAGAATATTCCCCCTTCAGGGATCAGGCGCTTCTTTGACCTGGTTACTGAGACCAAAGGAGTAATTTCTCTGGGAGTGGGCGAACCAGACTTTGTTACCCCCTGGCATGTTCGAGAGGCTTGTATATATTCCCTGGAAAAGGGGTACACAATGTATACCTCCAACTGGGGAATGCTGGAACTCCGGGAGGAAATCGCGCGCAGCCTCTACAACAATTATAAAGTTAAGTATGAGCCGTCAAATGAGGTGTTGGTGACCGTTGGGGTCAGTGAGGCGATGGACCTGGCTTTAAGGTCTGTGGTTTCCTTTGGTGACGAGGTCCTGATACCCGAACCTTGTTTTGTGTCTTATGCTCCATGCACTTCATTGGCAGGAGGGGTCCCTGTTTCTATTCCGACCACAGAGGATAATGGCTTCAGAGTTACAGCGGCCCAGATTGAAGAAAAAATTACGCCAAACACCAAAGCGCTGATTCTTAGTTACCCCAATAACCCGACTGGAGCCACTATTTCCAGGGAGGAATTAATGGAAATTGCCAAAGTGGTCAAAAAACACGATCTGCTGGTTATTTCTGATGAAATCTATGATGAGCTGACATATGAAGGGACACATACCTGTTTTGCCTCACTTCCGGCAATGAAGAGCAGGACAATACTGCTTAACGGGTTTTCCAAGGCCTATGCGATGACCGGGTGGCGGTTGGGCTATGCCTGTGGTCATCCGGAAGTGATTGCCCACATGACGAAGATTCACCAGTACACCATTATGTGTGCCCCGATCATGGCCCAGATGGCAGCCCTGGAGGCCCTGCAAAACGGGACTGATGAAATGAAGAAGATGGTGGCTGAATATGACAGACGCCGCAGACTGGTTCTCAAAGGACTTGGTGAAATCGGCCTTTCATGTTTCGAACCCCGGGGTGCATTTTATGCTTTCCCATCTATCAGGAACACGGGAATGAGTTCTGAAGAATTTGCTGAAAAGCTGCTGGTGGATGGCAAGGTTGCCATTGTTCCCGGTAATGTATTCGGCGCTAATGGAGAAGGCCATATCAGGCTGTCTTATGCAGCTTCAGTCGAAAACCTTACAGAGGCTATTGAACGCATGGGCAAATTTATCAGCAAATCCGGCCTCCGGTCAGATGACATAGCAGCCAGCGGATAA
- a CDS encoding L-lactate permease, with amino-acid sequence MVVFLLVLGELALTILPILAVVFLLAYKEWPADTSGLVGWMLTVAVAISFFQTSFSVAVKSSLAGIVASFPVSLMVAASILQINYMESSGALKRIVIFIKTIANSDRAVQVMIINIGFGTLLASVGATPVSILPPIMIALGYSTFVAVALPAIGYDALCTYALLGAPLVIFADMTGIGLAEAGVIFARFLPVISTLIGFAMLWIIGGFKLVRQGFVPTLISGIVIGLTAVVVNKLGGTVLTGVFAGMATILVMLAYLKVLGKPVIDKSVLSQEELEYAGQYSLLKALSPWIILIIASLAVNFYKPVFNYLFTEHPGVVTIIPGSPTKLRFFWNAYWWIFVSTVLSFPILRPSRQQVTASVRKWLKRAPRPTFSAAIFFAIAYVLNYSGFVEAGGGQWRLPDPGNNMISILANTTAGVFGSLYPLTAAFLGLFGGFVSGSESSTIAMFAKYNKITSGIIGANALVVIAGTAIGGGLASVISPAKLQNAAATIDAFGIEAKVIRTTFGISIFITSVAAVMTFIWA; translated from the coding sequence ATGGTGGTGTTTTTATTGGTCTTGGGGGAGTTAGCGCTTACGATTCTGCCAATTTTGGCAGTGGTATTTCTGCTTGCTTACAAAGAATGGCCCGCCGATACGAGTGGCTTGGTAGGATGGATGTTGACTGTAGCGGTGGCCATTAGTTTTTTTCAAACCTCGTTTTCAGTGGCGGTTAAATCCAGTCTGGCCGGTATCGTGGCTTCGTTTCCCGTATCCCTGATGGTGGCGGCTTCAATATTACAAATTAATTATATGGAAAGCTCCGGAGCCCTTAAACGGATAGTGATTTTCATTAAGACTATTGCTAACAGTGACCGGGCTGTCCAGGTAATGATAATAAACATCGGGTTCGGGACACTGCTGGCATCAGTTGGGGCGACACCTGTCTCCATACTGCCTCCCATAATGATAGCTCTCGGGTATTCAACGTTTGTTGCTGTAGCTTTGCCGGCAATTGGTTATGATGCCCTGTGTACATATGCGCTTTTGGGGGCGCCCCTGGTAATATTTGCAGATATGACCGGCATCGGGCTGGCCGAGGCTGGAGTTATTTTTGCCAGGTTCCTGCCCGTGATATCAACTCTGATTGGCTTTGCGATGCTTTGGATTATCGGTGGATTTAAACTGGTGCGCCAGGGATTTGTTCCAACACTGATATCAGGTATTGTTATAGGGTTAACTGCAGTGGTTGTTAACAAGCTGGGAGGAACTGTCCTGACCGGTGTCTTTGCCGGAATGGCCACGATCCTGGTAATGCTGGCTTATCTTAAGGTATTGGGCAAACCGGTGATTGACAAAAGTGTCCTGAGTCAAGAGGAACTGGAGTATGCCGGTCAGTATTCACTCCTAAAGGCGTTGTCACCATGGATAATCCTTATTATAGCCAGTCTGGCTGTGAATTTTTATAAACCGGTTTTTAATTACCTCTTCACTGAACACCCGGGCGTTGTTACCATCATTCCCGGAAGTCCCACCAAATTACGTTTTTTCTGGAATGCCTACTGGTGGATTTTTGTGAGCACGGTGCTGTCTTTTCCTATCTTGCGTCCTTCAAGGCAGCAGGTGACCGCTTCTGTGAGAAAATGGCTCAAAAGAGCGCCAAGGCCTACTTTTTCAGCAGCTATTTTCTTCGCCATAGCCTATGTTTTGAATTATTCGGGTTTTGTTGAGGCCGGTGGCGGACAGTGGCGGCTTCCAGATCCCGGAAATAATATGATCTCAATACTGGCAAATACAACCGCTGGAGTTTTTGGGAGCCTTTATCCGCTTACAGCTGCGTTTCTCGGTTTGTTTGGAGGGTTTGTCAGCGGTAGTGAATCATCCACAATAGCCATGTTTGCCAAATATAATAAGATAACCTCAGGTATTATTGGGGCCAATGCGCTGGTGGTAATTGCAGGAACGGCTATCGGGGGAGGGCTGGCCAGTGTAATTTCACCGGCAAAGCTTCAAAATGCGGCAGCGACTATTGATGCCTTTGGGATAGAGGCAAAGGTAATCAGGACAACATTCGGAATTTCTATCTTCATCACATCTGTGGCGGCAGTGATGACATTCATCTGGGCCTGA
- a CDS encoding phenylacetate--CoA ligase family protein produces the protein MIWEPHYECMVREDLQAIQLDRIQTVVNSVYEKVPYYKKTFDEHGIRPQDITKLEDVPRLPFTGKEALIDSYPFGLFAVPMKQVVRLHASSGTTGKQKVIGYTKRDIRTWSTLIARIVSMAGVTDEDVVQICFGYGLFTGGFGLHYGIEKVGATIIPASTGNTERQIAMMQDFGTTALVATPSYALYMAEVFEEMGIDPSRLNVRVGLFGGEPCTENMKKEIEQRWQMRATDNYGLSEVGGPGVAGECECGEGMMHINEDHFYPEIINPETGESLGYGEVGELVLTALTKEAFPIIRYRTRDLTMLVDEPCKCGRTTVRMKKVTQRADDMLIIRGVNVYPAQIEGVIMETDGIGPHYQLVVTKKGYLDDLEVQVELSGDKFSGKFRELEDLEKKLRGRLQKALSIGARVKLLEPKSLERTMGKAKRIVDLRPKD, from the coding sequence ATGATTTGGGAACCTCATTATGAATGCATGGTCAGGGAGGATTTGCAGGCGATTCAGCTTGACCGTATTCAGACAGTGGTAAACTCTGTTTATGAAAAGGTGCCTTATTACAAAAAGACTTTTGACGAACATGGCATCAGACCCCAGGATATTACCAAACTGGAAGATGTCCCAAGGCTGCCCTTTACCGGCAAAGAGGCGTTAATAGACAGCTACCCCTTCGGGCTTTTTGCAGTCCCCATGAAACAGGTGGTTCGCCTTCATGCTTCATCTGGGACCACCGGAAAGCAAAAGGTCATTGGATATACAAAAAGGGACATCCGCACCTGGTCAACCCTGATTGCCCGAATTGTCAGTATGGCAGGGGTTACTGATGAAGATGTTGTTCAGATATGCTTTGGGTATGGGTTATTCACCGGAGGTTTTGGACTGCATTATGGTATTGAAAAAGTAGGGGCGACTATCATACCTGCCTCTACAGGAAATACCGAACGACAGATTGCCATGATGCAGGACTTTGGGACAACGGCATTGGTTGCGACTCCCTCTTATGCACTTTATATGGCGGAGGTCTTCGAAGAGATGGGTATTGACCCTTCCCGGCTTAATGTTAGGGTTGGCTTGTTTGGCGGCGAACCGTGCACAGAAAACATGAAAAAGGAAATTGAGCAGCGCTGGCAGATGAGGGCTACTGACAATTACGGCCTCAGTGAGGTAGGCGGCCCGGGAGTGGCCGGTGAGTGTGAGTGTGGTGAAGGGATGATGCATATCAATGAGGACCACTTCTATCCCGAAATTATTAACCCAGAGACAGGTGAATCCCTGGGATATGGAGAGGTGGGGGAACTGGTTCTTACTGCCCTGACCAAGGAAGCCTTTCCGATTATCCGTTACCGCACCCGGGACCTGACGATGCTTGTTGACGAACCCTGCAAGTGTGGGCGCACTACGGTCAGAATGAAGAAGGTTACTCAGCGGGCGGATGACATGCTGATAATCAGGGGCGTAAATGTTTATCCGGCACAGATTGAGGGAGTTATCATGGAAACAGATGGGATAGGACCTCATTACCAACTGGTGGTCACCAAGAAGGGATACCTGGATGACCTGGAAGTACAGGTAGAACTATCGGGAGACAAGTTCTCCGGGAAGTTCAGGGAGCTTGAGGATCTGGAAAAGAAACTCCGGGGCAGGCTGCAAAAAGCCCTTTCTATAGGCGCCAGGGTTAAACTGCTGGAACCCAAGTCCCTTGAGCGGACTATGGGCAAAGCTAAAAGAATAGTGGACCTGCGTCCAAAGGATTAA
- the iorA gene encoding indolepyruvate ferredoxin oxidoreductase subunit alpha yields MKELLTGNEAIARGAYEFGVRVAAAYPGTPSTEILENLVNYPGVYAQWSPNEKVALEVGAGAAISGARTLVTMKHVGVNVAADPLFTLAYTGVNAGLVLVSADDPGMHSSQNEQDNRNYAKFAKIPVLEPSNSQEAKEMVGLGLEMSEQFDTPVMLRTTTRVNHSQSFVDIGERIDDTVKPYVKNSRKYVMVPAHARGRHVVVEERRGKLAEYAESCPANRIEWADRKMGIIASGIIYEYVKEVLPEASVLKLGMTFPLPEKLIREFAAQVEELYIIEELEPFLEDQVRLMGIEVTGKQLFPRIGEVSQRIIAEKLLAVTAHKELVNESILALGVAEEKDVQIPVRPPVMCPGCPHRGVFYTISQLKMTVAGDIGCYTLGSLPPLEAMDTCICMGASVGTALGMEKAHPEMHGKVVAVIGDSTFLHSGVTGLLDVAYNRGATTTLILDNSTTAMTGHQDHAATGRTLSKEITNQVDLVGLVKALGIKRVQVVDAFDLKNLKSILSEEAAADEPSVIIVKRPCALLIKERTVPYVIDENCINCKKCMKLGCPALSAQGDAVVVNTALCTGCGLCAQLCPSGALKKEGAGNE; encoded by the coding sequence ATGAAGGAACTTCTGACAGGAAATGAGGCGATTGCCAGGGGGGCCTACGAATTCGGAGTCAGGGTGGCGGCAGCATATCCCGGGACTCCCAGTACTGAGATACTGGAGAATTTGGTCAATTACCCGGGGGTTTATGCCCAGTGGTCCCCGAATGAGAAAGTAGCCCTTGAGGTTGGAGCGGGCGCTGCTATCAGCGGAGCCCGTACCCTGGTGACCATGAAGCATGTAGGAGTAAATGTGGCTGCAGACCCGCTGTTTACCCTGGCCTACACAGGTGTAAATGCCGGCCTTGTGCTGGTGAGCGCTGATGATCCGGGGATGCACAGTTCGCAGAATGAACAGGATAACAGGAACTATGCGAAATTTGCCAAGATTCCGGTCCTGGAGCCCAGCAACAGTCAGGAAGCGAAGGAAATGGTGGGGCTCGGACTGGAAATGAGCGAACAGTTTGACACCCCGGTTATGCTCAGGACCACTACCAGGGTTAATCATTCCCAGAGCTTTGTGGATATTGGTGAGCGCATTGATGACACAGTCAAACCATATGTTAAAAACTCGCGGAAGTATGTAATGGTTCCCGCTCATGCCAGAGGCCGCCACGTCGTTGTTGAAGAGAGACGGGGCAAACTGGCGGAGTATGCGGAAAGCTGTCCGGCCAATCGGATAGAATGGGCAGACCGTAAAATGGGGATCATTGCCAGTGGTATCATATATGAATATGTTAAAGAAGTGCTGCCGGAAGCATCTGTCCTGAAGCTGGGGATGACCTTCCCGCTGCCGGAAAAGCTTATCAGGGAATTCGCGGCACAGGTTGAGGAACTGTATATAATTGAAGAACTTGAGCCATTCCTGGAAGATCAGGTGCGCCTGATGGGTATTGAGGTGACCGGTAAACAGCTATTCCCCAGGATAGGTGAGGTTTCTCAGAGAATAATTGCCGAAAAGCTTCTTGCGGTTACCGCCCACAAGGAGTTGGTCAATGAGTCGATTTTGGCACTCGGTGTAGCCGAGGAAAAAGATGTTCAGATACCTGTCCGGCCCCCGGTAATGTGCCCGGGCTGCCCGCACAGGGGGGTTTTTTATACTATCAGCCAGTTGAAAATGACTGTTGCCGGAGACATCGGATGTTACACCCTTGGTTCCCTGCCGCCTCTTGAGGCCATGGATACGTGTATCTGTATGGGGGCCAGTGTGGGTACTGCTCTGGGTATGGAAAAGGCGCACCCCGAAATGCACGGGAAGGTGGTAGCCGTTATCGGTGATTCTACTTTTCTGCATTCCGGAGTCACAGGTTTGCTCGATGTTGCTTATAACAGGGGGGCAACCACCACTCTGATCCTGGATAACAGTACCACTGCCATGACAGGACATCAGGACCATGCAGCAACGGGCAGGACCCTGAGCAAAGAGATAACAAACCAGGTTGATCTGGTAGGTCTGGTGAAGGCCCTTGGAATTAAAAGGGTTCAGGTAGTTGATGCCTTTGACCTGAAGAACCTGAAGAGTATATTAAGTGAAGAGGCGGCAGCCGATGAGCCCTCTGTAATCATAGTGAAGCGGCCCTGTGCACTGCTTATCAAGGAGAGGACTGTACCATATGTCATTGATGAAAACTGCATTAATTGTAAAAAGTGCATGAAGTTGGGGTGCCCGGCTCTCAGCGCCCAGGGGGATGCTGTTGTAGTAAATACAGCCCTGTGTACCGGGTGCGGATTGTGCGCACAGCTCTGCCCGTCAGGAGCTTTGAAGAAAGAGGGTGCAGGCAATGAGTAA